From a single Flavobacterium sp. genomic region:
- the glmM gene encoding phosphoglucosamine mutase, whose product MTLIKSISGIRGTIGGSVGDNLTPVDAVKFASAYGSFLKIRHASKSSERLKVVIGRDARISGPMIHNLVMNTLVGLGIDVIDLGLSTTPTVEIAVPLEKADGGIILTASHNPKQWNALKLLNEKGEFLSGKEGELILEIAEKEAFDFSDVNNLGEVIENNAYMDIHIDEVLELPLVDADLVKTKKFKVVVDGVNSSGGIIIPNLLEQMGVEVVKLYCEPNGHFPHNPEPLKEHLGDICKLVVEEKADFGIVVDPDVDRLAFISNDGEMFGEEYTLVAVADYVLSKTPGNTVSNMSSSRALRDITEKHGGTYQASAVGEVNVVELMKKTNAIIGGEGNGGIIYPSSHYGRDSMVGVALFLTYLANQDKTVAEIRASYPQYYMSKNKIELTPQIDVDNVLATLTEKYKSENITTIDGVKIDFPKEWVHLRKSNTEPIIRIYTEAPTQSEADVLAERFVKELKEIAGI is encoded by the coding sequence ATGACATTAATAAAATCAATATCGGGAATTCGTGGCACTATTGGTGGATCGGTTGGTGATAATTTAACTCCAGTTGATGCTGTAAAATTTGCCTCAGCTTATGGTTCTTTTTTAAAAATAAGACACGCTTCTAAAAGTAGCGAACGATTAAAAGTAGTTATCGGTAGAGATGCACGAATTTCAGGACCAATGATACATAATTTAGTAATGAATACGTTGGTTGGACTAGGAATTGATGTTATCGATTTAGGTTTGTCTACAACACCAACAGTGGAAATAGCGGTACCTCTTGAAAAAGCAGATGGTGGAATTATATTAACTGCTTCCCATAATCCTAAACAATGGAATGCACTTAAATTATTAAATGAGAAAGGTGAGTTTTTAAGTGGAAAAGAAGGTGAATTAATCTTAGAAATTGCCGAAAAAGAAGCCTTTGATTTTTCTGATGTTAATAATTTAGGAGAAGTTATTGAGAACAATGCCTACATGGATATTCATATTGATGAAGTACTTGAATTACCTTTAGTGGATGCCGATTTGGTAAAAACAAAGAAATTCAAAGTTGTTGTTGATGGTGTGAATTCTTCCGGCGGAATTATTATCCCAAATTTACTTGAACAAATGGGTGTTGAAGTCGTAAAATTGTATTGCGAACCAAACGGTCATTTTCCCCACAATCCTGAACCTTTAAAAGAACATTTAGGAGATATTTGTAAATTAGTTGTGGAAGAGAAAGCTGATTTTGGAATTGTGGTTGACCCTGATGTGGATAGATTAGCTTTCATTTCAAATGATGGTGAAATGTTTGGTGAAGAATATACTTTAGTAGCTGTTGCCGATTATGTTTTATCTAAAACACCCGGAAATACAGTTTCTAATATGTCATCTTCTCGTGCTTTGAGAGATATTACTGAAAAACACGGTGGAACCTACCAAGCAAGTGCTGTAGGAGAAGTAAATGTGGTAGAATTAATGAAGAAAACCAATGCTATTATTGGTGGTGAAGGAAATGGAGGGATTATTTATCCTTCATCTCACTACGGAAGAGATAGTATGGTGGGTGTAGCTTTGTTTTTAACTTACTTGGCAAATCAAGATAAGACAGTTGCTGAAATTAGAGCTTCTTATCCTCAATACTATATGAGTAAAAACAAGATTGAGTTAACACCTCAAATTGATGTGGATAATGTCTTGGCTACATTGACCGAAAAGTATAAATCAGAAAACATTACAACAATTGACGGGGTAAAAATTGATTTTCCAAAAGAATGGGTTCATTTGAGAAAATCAAATACGGAACCAATAATTAGAATATATACCGAAGCTCCAACGCAAAGCGAAGCTGATGTTTTAGCAGAACGATTTGTTAAAGAACTAAAAGAAATAGCAGGGATTTAA
- a CDS encoding alpha-ketoacid dehydrogenase subunit alpha/beta: MKTATTPEVVSFEDFKNEVINDYKIAKISRECSLLGRKEVLTGKAKFGIFGDGKEVPQLALAKAFQNGDFRSGYYRDQTFMMAIGHLTIEQFFAGLYGHTDINFDPMSAGRQMGGHFATHSLDENGNWNNLTQQKNSSSDISPTAGQMPRLLGLAQASKIYRNVSGINQTNFSKNGNEVAWGTIGNASTSEGLFFETINAAGVLQVPMVMSVWDDEYGISVHARYQTTKENISEILKGFQRDEDNKGYEILRVKGWDYPALVETYQKASQIARDEHVPVLVHVQELTQPQGHSTSGSHERYKNAERLAWETEFDCLAKMKTWLIENNIATSEELDAIDNQAKKDVLEGKKVAWANFTAPIKAEQQELAGLLNSIASQSENKVFIEKIANDVASIKEPIRKDILVAARKALRMIIRENSRASLASWIENYLAKIQPKFSSHLFSESEKTVLKTKEVAPTYDATAEDVDARLVLRDNFDAIFSKYPEALIFGEDAGNIGDVNQGLEGMQEKYGELRVADVGIREATILGQGIGMAMRGLRPIAEIQYLDYLLYAIQIMSDDLATLQYRTAGRQKAPLIIRTRGHRLEGVWHSGSPMGMIINAIRGIHVLVPRNMTKAAGFYNTLLESDEPALVVECLNGYRLKEKMPTNLGEFKTPIGVVETIKNGSDITLVSYGSTLRLVEQAANELESVGISAEIIDIQSLLPFDINHDIVKSVAKTNRLLVIDEDVPGGASAYILQEIVENQKGYQYLDSAPQTLASKAHRPAYGTDGDYFSKPSAEDIFEKVYAIMNEANPTKYPNLY, from the coding sequence ATGAAAACAGCAACAACACCAGAAGTAGTATCTTTTGAAGATTTCAAAAATGAAGTCATCAACGATTATAAAATTGCTAAAATCAGTAGAGAATGTAGTCTTTTAGGAAGAAAAGAAGTACTTACTGGTAAAGCTAAATTTGGTATTTTTGGTGATGGTAAAGAGGTTCCGCAATTAGCATTAGCAAAAGCATTCCAAAATGGAGACTTTCGTTCTGGATATTACCGTGATCAAACTTTTATGATGGCAATTGGCCATTTAACTATTGAGCAATTTTTTGCTGGATTATATGGACATACCGATATTAATTTTGATCCTATGAGCGCAGGTCGTCAAATGGGTGGTCACTTTGCTACACATTCATTAGACGAAAATGGAAATTGGAACAATTTAACGCAACAAAAGAATTCGAGTTCTGATATTTCTCCTACTGCAGGGCAAATGCCTCGTTTATTAGGATTAGCTCAGGCTTCAAAAATATATAGAAATGTTTCAGGTATCAACCAAACGAACTTCTCCAAAAACGGAAACGAAGTAGCTTGGGGAACAATCGGAAATGCATCAACTTCAGAAGGTTTATTCTTTGAAACCATCAATGCTGCTGGTGTTTTACAAGTACCAATGGTAATGAGCGTTTGGGACGACGAATACGGAATTTCTGTTCATGCACGATACCAAACAACAAAAGAAAACATCTCAGAAATTTTAAAAGGATTTCAACGTGATGAAGATAATAAAGGATACGAAATATTACGTGTTAAGGGTTGGGATTACCCAGCATTAGTGGAAACATATCAAAAAGCATCACAAATTGCACGTGATGAACATGTTCCCGTTTTAGTTCACGTTCAAGAATTAACTCAACCACAAGGGCATTCAACTTCTGGAAGTCACGAACGTTATAAAAACGCTGAACGATTGGCTTGGGAAACCGAGTTTGATTGTTTAGCTAAAATGAAAACTTGGCTAATTGAAAACAATATTGCTACTTCTGAAGAATTAGATGCAATTGACAATCAAGCTAAAAAAGATGTTTTAGAAGGTAAAAAAGTGGCTTGGGCAAACTTTACCGCACCTATCAAAGCAGAACAACAAGAATTAGCTGGTTTATTGAATTCTATCGCTTCACAAAGTGAAAACAAGGTTTTTATTGAGAAAATAGCTAATGATGTTGCTTCAATCAAAGAACCTATTCGAAAAGATATTTTAGTGGCTGCTCGCAAAGCCTTGCGCATGATTATTAGAGAAAACTCTCGTGCCTCATTAGCATCATGGATAGAAAATTATTTGGCAAAAATTCAACCAAAATTTAGTTCGCACTTGTTTTCAGAATCAGAAAAGACGGTGTTAAAAACGAAAGAAGTCGCTCCAACATATGATGCAACTGCTGAAGATGTAGATGCGCGTTTGGTATTAAGAGATAATTTTGATGCCATATTTTCAAAATACCCTGAAGCATTAATTTTTGGTGAAGATGCTGGAAATATTGGTGATGTTAACCAAGGCCTAGAAGGAATGCAAGAAAAATACGGAGAATTACGTGTTGCCGATGTCGGAATTCGCGAAGCTACGATTCTTGGACAAGGAATTGGAATGGCAATGAGAGGATTGCGTCCAATTGCTGAAATTCAATATTTAGATTATTTGTTGTACGCTATTCAAATCATGAGCGATGATTTAGCTACTTTACAATATAGAACAGCGGGTCGTCAAAAAGCACCGTTAATTATCAGAACTCGTGGGCACCGTTTAGAAGGTGTTTGGCATTCAGGTTCTCCAATGGGAATGATTATCAATGCCATTAGAGGAATTCACGTTTTAGTTCCAAGAAATATGACGAAAGCTGCTGGTTTTTATAACACCCTTTTAGAATCTGACGAGCCAGCATTGGTGGTTGAATGTTTAAATGGCTACCGTTTAAAAGAAAAAATGCCAACAAATTTAGGTGAATTCAAAACGCCTATCGGAGTGGTAGAAACTATTAAAAATGGTAGTGACATTACCTTAGTTTCATACGGTTCAACTTTACGCTTGGTAGAACAAGCAGCAAATGAATTAGAATCGGTTGGAATTAGTGCTGAAATCATTGATATTCAATCGTTATTACCTTTCGATATCAATCACGACATTGTGAAATCAGTAGCAAAAACGAATCGTTTATTAGTAATTGACGAAGACGTTCCAGGTGGAGCAAGTGCTTATATTTTACAAGAAATTGTAGAAAACCAAAAAGGATATCAATATTTAGATAGCGCACCGCAAACATTAGCTTCAAAAGCACACAGACCTGCATATGGAACTGATGGTGATTACTTCTCAAAACCTTCAGCAGAAGACATTTTTGAGAAAGTATATGCGATTATGAATGAGGCAAATCCAACAAAATATCCAAATTTGTATTAA
- a CDS encoding aminopeptidase, with protein MNVRINVEEKTLLVNQVLTYNNTSNDTLKYIILNDWNNAFSSKSSALAKRFSDEFIRSFHLATEKERGFTDVKNIIDSNFNPLPWSRPDGKIDLIKIELTQPILPCSKQSFTFVYSVKIPDSKFTKYGFDNDGGITLKNWYLNPARYIHKQFTQYSNENIDDIPNAFSDFEIEFELPTNYSLSSNLQEIDTLNLSNSKKIILKTSNKPEAILTLQPNNTYQNYKNEIIEVSCGLEDNRVNEIDKVIIFDKVSRFTADKLGMPLSSKILITQEDYSRQPFYGLNQLPSFLSPFSDNLIFELKFLKTYLNNYLKENLNLDQRKDYWIYDGIQMFLMMQYVEEYYPNLKMTGNIANLKILKSYHFVNLNFNEQYSYLHMLMARKNLDQALNEPKNRLIKFNEQIANKYRAGLSLKYLDSYLENDIVHNTIKEFIQENQYFGTNSRQFETVLLKNSPKDINWFFRTIIETRDLIDYKFGKVTKTNDSIAVNIINRTNTNIPISIYQLKDNQVINKIWVTNIKTDSTIVIPRLGADKLTLNYNNEVPEYNLRNNWKSLKGFFSNNRPFKLSFFKDIEEPHYNQLFFVPEVEFNLYDGISPGIRFNNKSILNKPFTFSATPMYSSNTGKFVGKATFLVEDNIRDEGKLYRIRYLLRGSLFHYAQDATYTDIVPTIQFLFRDKNLRVNKNEFIQLRQVYIDREKSAFINKNTENYNIFNAKYGNFQSEGTKHFSISNDLQISSKFGKVATELHYRKLFENNRQISLRFYAGAFMFNSSNSDFFSFGLDRPNDYMFDYNLLGRSETTGIYSQQYVYGEGGFKSKLDTRYANQWITTVNGTFNIWNWIQIYGDAGMLKNKYDKVKFVYDSGLHFNLVPDYFELFLPVYSSNGFSLNDANYGQQIRFVVTLSPKTLISLFTRKWL; from the coding sequence ATGAATGTTAGAATTAATGTTGAAGAAAAAACGCTATTGGTCAATCAAGTTTTAACCTACAACAATACAAGTAATGATACTTTAAAATATATTATTTTGAACGACTGGAATAATGCCTTTTCTTCAAAATCTTCTGCATTAGCAAAACGATTTTCGGATGAATTTATTAGATCTTTTCATTTAGCTACCGAAAAAGAAAGAGGTTTCACAGATGTTAAAAATATCATTGACAGCAATTTCAATCCGCTTCCTTGGAGTCGACCTGATGGGAAAATAGATTTGATTAAAATTGAATTAACACAACCTATATTGCCTTGTTCTAAACAGAGTTTCACTTTTGTATATTCCGTAAAAATTCCTGATTCTAAATTCACAAAATACGGATTCGATAATGATGGCGGAATTACGTTAAAAAATTGGTATTTAAATCCAGCACGATATATACACAAACAATTTACGCAATATAGTAATGAAAACATTGATGATATTCCAAATGCTTTTTCTGATTTTGAAATAGAATTTGAACTACCTACTAACTACTCATTATCTAGTAATTTACAAGAAATAGACACCCTGAACTTATCAAATTCTAAAAAAATTATATTAAAAACTAGTAACAAACCTGAAGCGATACTTACGCTTCAACCCAATAATACTTACCAAAACTATAAAAATGAAATTATTGAAGTAAGTTGTGGACTAGAAGACAATAGAGTTAATGAAATTGACAAAGTAATCATTTTTGACAAAGTTAGTCGTTTTACTGCTGATAAATTAGGCATGCCGCTTTCTTCAAAAATATTGATTACACAAGAAGATTACTCCCGACAACCTTTTTATGGATTAAATCAACTCCCAAGTTTTTTAAGTCCGTTTTCTGATAATTTAATTTTTGAATTGAAATTTTTAAAAACCTATTTGAATAATTATTTAAAAGAAAATTTAAATCTAGACCAACGAAAAGACTATTGGATTTATGATGGCATCCAAATGTTTTTAATGATGCAATATGTTGAGGAATATTATCCTAACTTAAAAATGACAGGAAACATCGCTAACTTAAAAATATTAAAATCTTATCACTTTGTTAATCTAAATTTCAACGAACAATATAGCTATTTACATATGCTAATGGCTCGAAAAAACTTAGACCAAGCCCTTAATGAGCCAAAAAATAGATTGATTAAATTTAACGAACAAATTGCTAATAAATATAGAGCTGGGTTAAGTTTAAAATATTTAGACAGTTATTTAGAAAACGACATTGTTCATAATACCATAAAAGAATTTATTCAGGAAAATCAATATTTTGGCACCAATTCACGTCAGTTTGAAACGGTTTTATTAAAAAATAGTCCAAAAGATATCAATTGGTTTTTTAGAACTATAATTGAAACCAGAGATTTAATCGATTATAAATTTGGAAAAGTTACCAAAACTAATGATTCTATTGCTGTTAATATCATAAATAGAACAAATACAAATATTCCAATTTCTATATATCAATTAAAAGACAATCAAGTAATTAATAAAATTTGGGTTACAAATATTAAAACGGATTCTACAATCGTAATTCCAAGATTAGGAGCCGATAAGCTAACATTAAATTACAATAACGAGGTTCCAGAATACAACTTACGAAATAACTGGAAATCATTAAAAGGATTTTTCTCTAACAATAGGCCATTTAAATTATCATTTTTTAAAGATATAGAAGAACCTCACTACAATCAACTTTTCTTTGTACCTGAAGTAGAATTTAATTTATATGATGGAATATCACCAGGTATAAGATTCAATAATAAATCTATTTTAAACAAACCTTTTACGTTTAGTGCAACACCAATGTATTCTTCAAACACAGGAAAATTTGTTGGAAAAGCAACATTTTTAGTCGAAGATAATATTAGAGATGAAGGAAAATTATATAGAATAAGATACTTATTAAGAGGTAGTTTATTTCATTATGCACAAGATGCTACATACACCGATATTGTCCCAACTATACAGTTTTTATTTAGAGATAAAAATCTTAGGGTTAATAAAAATGAATTTATACAACTAAGACAAGTTTATATCGATAGAGAAAAATCGGCTTTTATTAATAAAAACACTGAAAATTATAACATTTTTAATGCAAAATATGGTAACTTTCAATCTGAAGGCACCAAACATTTTTCAATTTCAAATGATTTACAAATTTCGAGCAAATTTGGGAAAGTAGCTACCGAATTACATTATAGAAAATTGTTTGAAAACAACAGACAAATTAGTTTACGATTTTATGCTGGAGCCTTTATGTTTAATAGCTCAAATTCTGATTTTTTCAGCTTTGGTTTAGATCGACCAAACGATTATATGTTTGATTACAACTTACTAGGAAGAAGTGAAACAACAGGAATTTATAGCCAACAATACGTTTACGGAGAAGGCGGATTTAAATCTAAGTTAGATACAAGATATGCAAATCAATGGATTACAACTGTAAATGGTACTTTTAATATTTGGAATTGGATTCAAATATATGGTGATGCGGGAATGTTAAAAAACAAATATGATAAGGTAAAATTTGTTTATGATTCAGGTTTACACTTCAATTTAGTTCCAGATTATTTTGAATTATTTTTACCTGTATATTCATCAAATGGATTTTCGTTAAACGATGCAAATTATGGCCAACAAATTCGATTCGTTGTAACTTTAAGTCCAAAAACATTAATTTCGCTATTTACTAGAAAATGGCTTTAA
- a CDS encoding chloride channel protein, with product MPRSKPFSLQTFLYKTFRRLERFIFLLKSLLTPRQFIYLSCVLVGISSALAVIILKTFAHWVFKSSQKLDDILHLPFSNSTLPIIGIIITVIIIKKVLDGSIEKGTSQIMYAVAKKRGIMPRKQMFAQIITSSFTVGMGGSAGLESPITITGAAFGSNYAQNYRLSYKDRTLLLACGVAAGVGAAFNAPIAGVLFAIEVVLAEISITAFIPIMISAATGALVSTVMLNEDILFSFKKVQFFDYHNLPYYILLGVLSGLVSINYARTFRKIEHYFSRLKLNIINKALFGATILGVLIFLFPSLFGEGYESIKLLADSNPERLVQNTIFERFQESKWILLLFVGATMLIKVYATSLTLGAGGNGGNFAPSLFVGSYLGFCVAYFFNIIGFAKLPIGNFTLVGMAGILSGLFHAPLTAIFLIAEITGGYNLMVPLMIVSSVSFAISKRFEPYSFDIKNLADKGEVFTDNRDSNILNSIDVAKLIQTDFKPIILQNNLEELVQKIQQSDEHIFPVLDDKSRLLGLIHLDEIRTIVFSQFKVKYTAVEEIMHQPKEIIIYDETLETIMDKFDASECKVLPVLKNGIFLGFMHKQLILEKYRHRLKSMIIE from the coding sequence ATGCCAAGAAGTAAACCATTTTCCTTACAAACGTTTTTATATAAAACTTTCAGACGTTTAGAACGGTTTATTTTTCTTTTGAAATCGCTTTTAACTCCGCGTCAGTTTATTTATTTATCTTGTGTTCTTGTTGGAATTTCATCGGCTTTAGCTGTAATTATTCTTAAAACATTTGCGCACTGGGTTTTTAAATCATCCCAAAAGTTAGATGATATTTTACATCTTCCATTTAGTAATAGTACTTTGCCTATTATTGGAATCATCATCACCGTAATCATTATCAAAAAAGTGTTGGATGGTTCTATTGAAAAAGGAACTTCGCAAATTATGTATGCCGTTGCCAAAAAGCGAGGGATTATGCCTAGAAAACAAATGTTTGCACAAATTATAACGAGTTCCTTTACCGTGGGGATGGGAGGAAGTGCAGGGTTAGAATCACCTATTACCATTACGGGTGCTGCTTTTGGGAGTAATTATGCGCAAAATTATCGACTAAGTTATAAAGATAGAACGCTGCTTTTAGCCTGTGGAGTGGCTGCAGGTGTTGGAGCTGCTTTTAATGCGCCCATTGCTGGAGTTTTGTTTGCCATCGAAGTGGTTTTGGCCGAAATTAGTATTACTGCGTTTATTCCAATTATGATAAGTGCAGCAACAGGAGCTTTGGTTTCAACAGTAATGTTGAATGAAGACATCTTGTTTTCGTTTAAAAAAGTCCAATTTTTCGATTATCATAATTTACCATATTATATTTTATTAGGGGTTTTAAGTGGATTAGTTTCGATTAATTATGCTAGAACTTTTAGGAAAATTGAACACTATTTCAGTAGATTGAAATTAAATATAATTAATAAAGCTCTTTTTGGAGCAACTATTTTGGGTGTATTGATTTTTTTGTTTCCATCGCTTTTTGGTGAAGGGTATGAAAGCATTAAATTATTAGCCGACAGCAACCCAGAACGATTGGTTCAAAATACAATTTTCGAACGTTTTCAAGAATCAAAATGGATTTTATTGCTATTTGTTGGAGCTACAATGTTGATTAAAGTTTACGCAACAAGTTTAACTTTAGGCGCTGGCGGAAATGGTGGAAATTTTGCGCCTTCATTATTTGTGGGTTCTTATTTAGGATTTTGCGTAGCTTATTTCTTTAATATCATTGGTTTTGCTAAATTACCTATTGGTAATTTTACTTTAGTTGGTATGGCTGGTATTTTGAGTGGATTGTTTCATGCACCACTAACGGCTATTTTTCTTATTGCCGAAATTACAGGTGGTTACAATTTGATGGTCCCCTTAATGATAGTGTCTTCTGTGAGTTTTGCAATTTCTAAACGTTTTGAACCCTATTCGTTTGATATTAAAAATTTAGCCGATAAAGGGGAAGTTTTTACAGATAACCGCGATTCAAATATTCTAAATTCTATTGATGTTGCAAAGTTAATTCAAACGGATTTTAAGCCGATTATTTTGCAAAATAATTTGGAAGAATTGGTCCAAAAAATCCAACAATCAGATGAACATATTTTTCCAGTTTTAGACGATAAAAGTAGATTGTTGGGATTAATTCATTTGGATGAAATTCGAACTATTGTTTTCTCTCAATTCAAAGTAAAATACACTGCGGTTGAAGAAATTATGCATCAACCAAAAGAAATAATCATTTACGATGAAACCCTTGAAACCATCATGGATAAATTTGATGCTTCTGAATGTAAAGTTTTACCAGTGCTGAAAAACGGAATTTTTCTTGGGTTTATGCACAAACAATTAATTTTAGAAAAATATAGACATCGTTTAAAATCTATGATTATTGAGTAA
- a CDS encoding endonuclease, giving the protein MFRKILILIFLLSGISIYSQVVINEIDVDMTGSDVNEFIELKSTTPNFSLDGYVLVLYNETNSLSYYAIDLDGYSTDINGIFLSGNTAVAPAPTLVIPNGKIQNGPDVIALYQANATDFPDGTLATSTNLVNAIAYSTATATATNLMAIFGLTVSTNENMNGLGTTQSIQRKNDGTYEVKTPTPGMNNDGSGIILNYITVSTSQTNYNEGDVFDFVFTTSQPVTGSDLLFNFTLVNGNFMVNDYTNTNLTVLIPVGQTTASNTCTLFDDITDEGDEELLIDIQSVPTGYVINNDNLILRVYDNDYVVQTFGTPINPTYNIVTPTIPTGYYDSLEGLSGNALKQAVQDIIAAPTVRLHSYADIWDIIRTADQNPENSNQIWDMYLEIPMAKLDQQTTSSIVGKWNREHIFCQSRGGFEVANGDTADGIGVWNSTSAASFVDGVSDAHHIRAENGQENTSRNNKNYGTVNSATVYAGPSGTQGSWRGDVARALFYMAVRFDGLNVVNGDPSEYLPSTSIASGNIGDLATLLVWNHSDPRDDFEMNRNNYIYSWQMNRNPFIDYPLLVDYIFGVNFGQPWSSSLSIQNPIENNVAVYPNPTTDYIIVAGLEGNSKVEIYTITGQMVQSQNFENEIRINIDLNAGMYLVKVSNGFQSTTKKIIVK; this is encoded by the coding sequence ATGTTTAGAAAAATACTCATCCTTATATTTCTTTTATCAGGAATTTCTATTTATTCTCAGGTCGTTATTAACGAAATAGATGTTGATATGACAGGCTCAGATGTGAATGAATTTATAGAATTAAAATCTACTACACCAAATTTCTCATTGGATGGTTATGTATTAGTTTTATACAATGAAACCAATTCATTAAGTTATTACGCAATAGATTTAGACGGTTATTCTACTGATATAAACGGAATTTTTTTATCAGGAAACACAGCAGTTGCTCCTGCGCCAACACTTGTTATTCCAAACGGTAAAATTCAAAACGGACCCGATGTTATTGCTTTATATCAAGCAAATGCAACAGATTTTCCTGACGGAACATTGGCAACGTCAACTAACTTAGTAAATGCAATAGCCTATTCTACTGCAACTGCAACCGCTACAAATTTAATGGCAATCTTTGGGCTTACTGTTTCAACAAACGAAAACATGAACGGTTTGGGAACTACTCAATCTATTCAACGTAAAAATGATGGGACATACGAAGTAAAAACACCAACTCCTGGAATGAATAATGATGGTTCGGGAATTATTTTGAATTATATCACAGTATCTACTTCTCAAACCAATTATAATGAAGGCGATGTTTTTGATTTTGTTTTTACAACGAGTCAACCTGTGACCGGTTCAGATTTGCTATTTAATTTTACGTTGGTAAACGGAAATTTCATGGTAAATGATTATACCAATACAAACTTAACTGTTTTAATACCAGTAGGACAAACAACCGCTTCAAATACATGTACCTTGTTTGATGATATAACGGACGAAGGTGATGAAGAGTTGTTAATTGATATTCAAAGTGTACCCACAGGATACGTTATTAATAATGATAATTTAATTCTTAGAGTTTACGACAACGATTATGTTGTGCAAACTTTTGGAACGCCTATAAATCCTACTTATAATATAGTTACACCAACAATCCCAACAGGTTATTACGATTCGTTAGAAGGATTATCAGGTAATGCTTTAAAACAAGCGGTTCAAGATATTATTGCAGCACCCACGGTACGATTACATAGTTATGCAGATATATGGGATATTATACGAACTGCAGATCAAAATCCAGAGAATTCCAATCAAATATGGGATATGTATTTAGAGATTCCAATGGCAAAATTAGATCAACAAACCACAAGCAGTATAGTGGGTAAATGGAATAGAGAACATATTTTTTGTCAATCTAGAGGAGGTTTTGAGGTTGCTAATGGTGATACTGCGGATGGAATTGGTGTTTGGAATTCTACAAGTGCAGCAAGTTTTGTAGACGGTGTTTCAGATGCGCATCATATAAGAGCAGAGAATGGTCAGGAAAACACTTCAAGAAATAATAAAAATTACGGAACTGTAAATTCAGCAACGGTTTATGCAGGTCCTTCAGGAACTCAAGGTTCTTGGCGAGGCGATGTAGCAAGAGCATTGTTTTATATGGCTGTTCGTTTTGACGGATTGAATGTAGTTAATGGCGATCCAAGCGAATATTTACCAAGTACATCTATAGCCTCTGGAAATATTGGTGATTTAGCAACTTTGTTAGTTTGGAACCATTCTGATCCAAGAGACGATTTTGAAATGAATCGTAACAACTATATTTATTCATGGCAAATGAATCGTAATCCTTTTATTGATTATCCACTGTTAGTAGATTATATTTTTGGAGTTAATTTTGGCCAGCCATGGTCGTCAAGTTTGTCTATTCAAAATCCTATTGAAAATAACGTTGCGGTTTATCCTAACCCAACAACCGATTATATAATTGTAGCTGGACTAGAAGGAAATTCAAAGGTTGAAATTTATACAATTACAGGTCAAATGGTTCAAAGTCAAAATTTTGAAAATGAAATTCGAATAAATATAGATTTAAATGCCGGGATGTATTTAGTTAAAGTATCAAATGGATTCCAATCCACCACAAAAAAAATAATTGTGAAGTAA
- a CDS encoding ACP phosphodiesterase — MNYLAHVYLSGNHHLLKIGNFMADSIKGNDYEKFDTEIKKGILLHRHIDSFTDSHPIYRKSKHRLHEKYGHYSGVIMDILYDHFLAKNWSIYSDEKLEKYANDFYKLLEANRNILTDRIISMMPYMIARNWFVSYATISGMEMILFQMDYKTKHRANMQEAIVELKDFYFEFESEFFLFFEELILSCQYKLKELNGV; from the coding sequence ATGAACTATTTAGCACATGTTTATTTATCAGGTAATCACCATTTGTTAAAAATAGGCAACTTTATGGCAGATAGTATCAAAGGGAATGACTACGAAAAATTTGATACCGAAATTAAAAAAGGAATTTTATTACACCGACATATTGATAGTTTTACCGATTCGCATCCCATTTATCGAAAAAGCAAGCATCGTTTGCATGAGAAATATGGCCATTATTCAGGGGTAATAATGGATATATTGTATGATCATTTTTTAGCAAAAAATTGGAGTATTTATTCAGACGAAAAATTAGAGAAGTATGCTAATGATTTTTATAAATTATTAGAAGCAAACAGAAACATTCTTACCGATAGAATTATTAGCATGATGCCTTATATGATTGCTAGAAACTGGTTTGTTAGCTATGCAACGATTTCAGGCATGGAGATGATTCTTTTTCAAATGGATTATAAAACCAAACATAGAGCTAATATGCAGGAGGCTATTGTAGAATTGAAAGATTTTTATTTTGAATTTGAATCGGAATTTTTTCTTTTTTTTGAAGAATTAATTCTTTCTTGCCAATATAAATTAAAGGAATTAAATGGAGTATAG